The nucleotide sequence CTCCAACGTTTGTCCATCATCGGTTTGTCGGACCTTCTCATCTTTTCCCATGAGCCTTTCCTCCTTACCATTAAATTTGCCCTACTCTCCGGGCTGGAGTTTTTTGCCTCTATTCGCGACTATCGCAAATATAAGCGGTAAAAAGAACTAACAAAATATTGTAGTATATTTTATATATTCTGTCAACCCCTAATCATATTCAATAACCTTATCTTCCCCAGCTATCTCCCACTTATCAAACAAATCCTCCGGCACTTCGGACAAAAAAGTGGATGGACGATTGATGTTTTCGCCGGTCGTATAGCTAAAACTGATAATCGGGAAAGATAAATAAAGCTCGCTTTTGGCGCGCGTCACCGCCACGTAAAACAGCCGCCGCTCCTCCTCCATCTCGCGCGGGTCGGCAAAAACTTTATAATGCGGAAATTGCCCTTCGGCCAAGTGAATGATAAAAACCACGTCCCACTCCAGCCCCTTGGCCTGATGAATGGTGGACAAAACCAAATAGTCATCGGCACTCCCCGCCCCGAGCGAAGTCGAAGGGTCCCCACGCCAACCTTCGGACAAACTCACGTCGGCCAAAAAATCGTCTAAATCTTTATAAGAAACGGAAAAATTGGAAAGTTGAGAGATGTCTTCCCACCGCTCCCGCCAATTTTCAAAAGTTGCTTCCAGATATTTTTCGTAATCCTTTAAAATCAAAGTAATGGCCGAAGCGATGAAATTGTCTTTGATATTAAGAAGAGAACGCAGTAAATTATTCAATTGCCGCAAACCCGCGCCGCACCTTTCGCTAAAGCCGATATTTTCTAAAACATTTTCTAAAACAATATCCGCTACCGAGCTATAATCGGAGATTCTTTGCCAGACCTTCCGCGCCGTGGCTTCGCCGATGCCCGGATATAACCTTAAAATTCTCGTCCACGAGAGTTCGTCTTTATTATTGGCAAAAACGCGGAGATAAGCGACGATATCCTTAACGTGCGCTTGTTCAAAAAACCTGATGCCCCCGCGGACAATATAAGGAATGCCGCGCTTATTCAATTCCAGCTCCAATTCCAGCGCCTGATAAGCGGCGCGAAAAAGCACCGCCATATTTTTTAAATCCTTGCCCTGGTCTCTTAATTCCAGAACTCTCTGCGCGATAAACTCCGCCTGCTCGTAATTGTCCTTGCAAGGAACGACGGTGGGCCGCGAACCTCCCTCTTTTATCGCTTTTAAATTTTTCTTAAACTGCCGCGCATTATTGCTGATGCTGGCGTTGGCCAAATCTAAAATGGTTTCGGCGCTGCGATAATTGGTCTCCAGTTTGAAAGTTTTAGCTTCCGGAAAATGTTTGGGGAAATCCAAGATATTGTCCACGTTGGCGGCGCGGAAAGAATAAATGCTTTGCGCGTCATCGCCGACCACCAAGATATTGCGATGCCGCGCGGCGAGCGATTCCATAATCATCGCCTGAATTTTGTTGGTATCCTGATACTCATCAACCAAAATATATTGGAGTTCGTCAGCTATTTTATTTTTCACCTCCGGATGCTCCACTAGCAAACGATGCCAATTAACGAGCAAATCGTCAAAATCCATTACGTTGGAAGCTAATTTTTTATTATTGTAGAAACGATAAATTTCTTCAATCGTCGGGAGGAGCGGCTCGCCTATTTGCTTATATTTACTTTCCACAATCTCGGCGATTGACAGCCGGCTGTTTTCTTTAAAACTAAAAAGTGCGTGCAGGACATCAACCTTGGGAAAATACTTATCTTTGACGTTAATGCCCAGTTCCCGCACGCAGGATTTAAGAAAATCCTTGGCGTCCTCTTCGTCCAAGATGTTAAAGTTTTTGTTATAACCCAATTTGCCGGCGTGCCGGCGCAAAATGCGGTTGCCCAAATGATGAAAGGTGCCGCCCCACAGTCCGCGAGGAGAATCGGTTAAAAGCGACTCCACGCGATTAAGCATTTCTTTGGCCGCCTTATTGGTGAAAGTGACAAGCATAATGTTGTTGGGCCGCACGCCTTTTTCTAAGAGATAAGCCACGCGATAAATAAGGGTGCGCGTTTTGCCGCTCCCCGCTCCGGCCAAAACCAAACAAGGGCCCTCGCCCTCGGTCACCACCCGATACTGCTCCTCATTTAACTCTTCCTGATAATTTATCTTCGTGGGGAATGATTGAT is from Patescibacteria group bacterium and encodes:
- a CDS encoding ATP-dependent helicase; this translates as MTRYFLHPNNQSFPTKINYQEELNEEQYRVVTEGEGPCLVLAGAGSGKTRTLIYRVAYLLEKGVRPNNIMLVTFTNKAAKEMLNRVESLLTDSPRGLWGGTFHHLGNRILRRHAGKLGYNKNFNILDEEDAKDFLKSCVRELGINVKDKYFPKVDVLHALFSFKENSRLSIAEIVESKYKQIGEPLLPTIEEIYRFYNNKKLASNVMDFDDLLVNWHRLLVEHPEVKNKIADELQYILVDEYQDTNKIQAMIMESLAARHRNILVVGDDAQSIYSFRAANVDNILDFPKHFPEAKTFKLETNYRSAETILDLANASISNNARQFKKNLKAIKEGGSRPTVVPCKDNYEQAEFIAQRVLELRDQGKDLKNMAVLFRAAYQALELELELNKRGIPYIVRGGIRFFEQAHVKDIVAYLRVFANNKDELSWTRILRLYPGIGEATARKVWQRISDYSSVADIVLENVLENIGFSERCGAGLRQLNNLLRSLLNIKDNFIASAITLILKDYEKYLEATFENWRERWEDISQLSNFSVSYKDLDDFLADVSLSEGWRGDPSTSLGAGSADDYLVLSTIHQAKGLEWDVVFIIHLAEGQFPHYKVFADPREMEEERRLFYVAVTRAKSELYLSFPIISFSYTTGENINRPSTFLSEVPEDLFDKWEIAGEDKVIEYD